A section of the Dehalobacter sp. DCM genome encodes:
- a CDS encoding oxidoreductase — protein sequence MSGYGLMIDYEWCSGCQSCEVACKNEKGLPLGKWGIKVLELGPWEIEPKKYEWNYIPVPTSYCDLCADRVAKGEQPSCALHCLASVIEYGPVEELARKMAVKGKKVNMFVP from the coding sequence ATGTCCGGTTATGGTTTAATGATCGATTATGAATGGTGCTCAGGCTGCCAGAGCTGCGAAGTAGCCTGTAAAAATGAAAAAGGACTTCCCCTCGGTAAATGGGGAATAAAAGTACTAGAATTAGGCCCATGGGAAATTGAACCCAAAAAGTATGAATGGAATTACATTCCAGTGCCCACCAGCTACTGTGATCTGTGTGCCGACCGCGTGGCCAAAGGCGAACAGCCATCATGCGCCCTGCACTGTCTGGCCAGCGTCATCGAATATGGCCCGGTAGAGGAATTAGCCAGAAAAATGGCTGTAAAAGGCAAAAAAGTCAATATGTTTGTTCCCTGA
- a CDS encoding aconitate hydratase translates to MKQNLTQKILTAHLVSGELGAGGEIGIRIDQTLTQDATGTMAYLQFEAMGIPSVKTELSVSYVDHNTLQTGFENADDHAFLQSTASRFGVYFSRPGNGICHQVHLERFGKPGKTLLGSDSHTPTGGGIGMIAIGAGGLDVAVAMGGGEFYLPDPKVVKVNLTGKLSPWVSAKDVILEVLRRLSVKGGVGKIFEYAGSGVATLSVPERATITNMGAELGATTSLFPSDELTRIFLKAQGRENDWIPLTADADAEYYEEITIDLATLEPLAAQPHMPDKVVAVSTLTHIKVQQVAIGSCTNSSYRDLMTAAAILKGKVVDPSVSLVIAPGSRQVLTMLANNGALTDLLDSGARILESACGPCIGMGQSPSSGAVSLRTFNRNFEGRSGTADAGVYLVSPEVAAASALTGYFTDPRTLGAAADIAMPENFRVDDSLIVSLGSPDTDIVRGPNIKALPIAPKLSANLELPVVIKLNDNITTDDIMPAGAKILPLRSNIPALSEHVYSKIDAQFSTRAKQLGQSIIVAGQNYGQGSSREHAALVPMYLGVRVVLAKSFARIHKANLINFGILPLTFVNEKDYDLINADSTLIFSNLTQAVSLDNEFEIVLRGENIAIPVAHHLTERQAKIILAGGLLNYTKETSK, encoded by the coding sequence ATGAAACAAAACTTAACGCAAAAAATACTAACAGCCCATCTCGTTTCCGGTGAACTCGGTGCCGGAGGAGAAATCGGCATCAGAATAGACCAAACTCTGACCCAGGATGCTACCGGAACAATGGCGTATCTTCAGTTTGAAGCCATGGGGATCCCCAGCGTCAAAACGGAATTATCTGTTAGCTATGTTGATCACAATACCCTGCAAACCGGCTTTGAAAATGCGGATGACCATGCCTTTCTGCAAAGCACAGCTTCGCGTTTTGGTGTCTATTTTTCCCGTCCGGGAAATGGAATCTGCCATCAGGTCCATTTAGAACGTTTCGGGAAACCGGGAAAGACCCTCTTGGGTTCTGACAGCCATACACCAACCGGGGGCGGCATCGGCATGATTGCCATCGGAGCAGGCGGCCTGGATGTTGCTGTGGCTATGGGCGGCGGAGAATTCTATTTGCCTGATCCCAAAGTCGTTAAAGTCAACCTCACCGGGAAATTATCACCTTGGGTATCTGCCAAAGACGTGATTTTGGAAGTCCTGCGTCGTTTGTCTGTGAAAGGCGGCGTCGGCAAAATTTTTGAATATGCCGGTTCGGGAGTTGCTACGTTGAGTGTTCCTGAAAGAGCGACAATCACCAACATGGGCGCGGAACTGGGGGCTACCACATCCCTATTCCCCAGCGATGAACTGACCCGTATCTTCCTTAAAGCTCAGGGACGCGAAAATGACTGGATCCCGCTTACAGCAGATGCCGATGCAGAATATTATGAAGAAATCACCATCGATTTAGCGACGCTGGAGCCTCTAGCCGCTCAGCCCCACATGCCTGATAAGGTCGTCGCTGTCAGCACACTGACGCATATCAAGGTACAGCAGGTTGCTATTGGCAGCTGCACCAATTCATCCTACCGTGACTTAATGACAGCTGCCGCAATCTTAAAAGGAAAAGTCGTTGATCCGAGTGTCAGCCTGGTTATTGCTCCCGGTTCGCGTCAGGTTCTGACGATGCTCGCCAATAACGGTGCTCTTACCGATCTGCTTGATTCCGGCGCCCGGATTCTGGAGTCTGCTTGCGGCCCTTGTATCGGCATGGGGCAATCCCCTTCTTCCGGAGCTGTTTCGTTAAGAACCTTTAACCGGAATTTTGAAGGACGCAGCGGTACCGCTGACGCGGGCGTCTATTTGGTCAGCCCGGAAGTCGCTGCGGCCAGCGCTTTAACCGGTTATTTCACTGATCCCCGTACATTGGGTGCTGCTGCGGACATCGCCATGCCCGAGAATTTTCGGGTCGACGATTCTTTGATCGTATCACTGGGATCACCCGATACCGACATTGTCCGCGGGCCCAACATCAAAGCACTGCCCATTGCGCCCAAACTCTCAGCTAATCTGGAACTTCCTGTTGTTATTAAGCTGAATGATAACATTACAACTGACGATATTATGCCGGCGGGGGCAAAAATCTTACCGCTTCGGTCCAATATTCCTGCTCTTTCGGAACATGTTTACAGCAAAATTGATGCTCAATTTTCAACACGTGCCAAACAGCTTGGTCAAAGCATTATTGTCGCCGGACAAAATTACGGACAGGGGTCAAGCCGTGAACACGCTGCTCTGGTGCCGATGTATCTAGGCGTCCGTGTCGTACTGGCTAAAAGCTTTGCACGTATCCACAAAGCGAATCTGATCAACTTTGGTATTCTCCCTCTGACCTTCGTTAATGAAAAGGATTATGATCTGATCAATGCTGACAGCACTCTGATCTTCTCGAATTTAACTCAAGCCGTATCCTTGGACAACGAATTTGAGATTGTCTTACGCGGTGAGAATATCGCTATCCCGGTTGCTCATCATTTAACCGAAAGGCAGGCAAAAATAATATTAGCCGGTGGCTTGCTCAACTATACAAAGGAAACAAGCAAATAA
- a CDS encoding tRNA (cytidine(34)-2'-O)-methyltransferase — protein sequence MSANKLNIVLVEPEIPPNTGNIARLCAAIHADLHLIKPLGFSIDDKHLKRAGLDYWHLLNVMIYENFSDFETQNAQGHYYLATTKAKQYHTVVKYPESEPCYLIFGRETKGLSPEILQKYPERLIRLPMQADARSLNLSNSVAVFAYEVLRQWNYPRLC from the coding sequence ATGTCAGCAAATAAATTAAATATTGTTTTGGTTGAACCTGAAATTCCGCCGAATACCGGCAATATAGCTCGCTTATGTGCGGCGATACACGCCGATCTGCATTTAATCAAACCATTGGGCTTCAGTATTGATGATAAGCATTTAAAAAGAGCCGGTCTGGATTATTGGCATCTTCTTAATGTGATGATTTATGAAAATTTTAGCGACTTTGAGACCCAAAATGCGCAGGGTCACTATTATTTAGCGACGACAAAGGCGAAGCAGTATCATACGGTTGTTAAATACCCAGAGTCGGAACCCTGTTACTTGATTTTTGGCAGGGAAACTAAGGGACTGTCACCAGAAATCCTGCAGAAATATCCCGAAAGGCTGATCCGGCTGCCCATGCAAGCGGATGCCCGGTCATTGAATCTTTCTAATTCGGTGGCCGTTTTCGCCTATGAAGTCCTTCGGCAATGGAATTATCCTCGATTATGCTGA